A single region of the Ctenopharyngodon idella isolate HZGC_01 chromosome 21, HZGC01, whole genome shotgun sequence genome encodes:
- the LOC127504325 gene encoding C-type mannose receptor 2-like produces MFTLLLLSGFISFSVSHRYVFVNESKTWAEAQRYCRDKYTDLATTENDQQTVQLINTVKDDSIDLAWIGLYDDLNSWKWTLEDSDFFKVTKPGLKLRVTAENITQTSSVSGMRLKTTGVILTSSRQYHFVNESKTWTEAQRYCRQNYTDLATIDNMEEMNSLINTVNGSYNGSAWIGLYDDVNSWRWSLEDNDFYQEGERDFRNWYHEPDNSSANATQNYIRIYDWKIWSKARRYCREHHTDLISIRNEAEIHEIQYLFKNEFHSFWIGLYRTRSWSDQSNSSFSNWRTGQPDNAGNSEYCTTVSFSDSGNWTDENCDTALPFICYSVSSLTSSRQYHVVSESKTWTEAQRYCRQNYTDLATIDNMEEMNRLINTVNGSYNGSAWIGLYGDVNSWRWSLEDNDFYQEGKRDFRNFYHQPDNYDGKELCVSIYYGLTENWFDSSCDNHYTFVCYDGRTFNFNSKTYLYQSLKASACFLRMWERQCKALSTNK; encoded by the exons ATGTTTACCCTGCTTCTGTTATCAG gttttatcAGCTTCAGTGTTTCTCATCGTTATGTCTTTGTGAATGAATCCAAGACTTGGGCAGAAGCTCAGAGATACTGTAGAGATAAATACACTGATCTGGCCACCACTGAGAATGATCAACAGACGGTCCAGTTAATCAACACAGTTAAAGATGATTCCATTGATTTGGCCTGGATTGGACTCTATGATGATCTGAACAGTTGGAAATGGACTCTAGAGGACAGTGATTTCTTCAAGGT TACAAAACCTGGACTGAAGCTCAGAGTTACTGCAGAGAACATCACACAGACCTCGTCAGTATCAGGAATGAGATTGAAAACTACAGG TGTCATCTTGACATCATCCCGTCAGTATCATTTTGTGAATGAGTCTAAGACCTGGACTGAAGCTCAGagatactgcagacagaatTACACTGATCTGGCCACCATTGATAACATGGAGGAAATGAACAGTCTGATCAACACAGTTAATGGGAGTTACAATGGTTCAGCCTGGATTGGACTGTATGATGATGTGAACAGCTGGAGATGGTCATTGGAGGACAATGATTTCTATcaggaaggagagagagattTCAGGAACTGGTATCATGAACCGGACAACA GTAGTGCAAATGCCACACAGAATTACATCAGAATCTATGACTGGAAAATCTGGTCAAAGGCTCGTAGATACTGCAGAGAGCATCACACAGACCTCATCAGTATCAGGAATGAGGCTGAAATCCATGAGATCCAATATTTGTTCAAGAATGAATTTCATTCCTTTTGGATTGGACTGTACAGAACCAGATCTTGGTCAGATCAGAGCAACTCTTCATTCAGTAACTGGAGGACAGGACAGCCAGATAATGCTGGAAACAGTGAATACTGCACTACAGTGTCATTCAGTGACTCTGGGAACTGGACAGATGAAAACTGCGATACTGCCTTACCTTTCATTTGCTACAGTG TGTCATCTTTGACATCATCCCGTCAGTATCATGTTGTATCTGAGTCTAAGACCTGGACTGAAGCTCAGagatactgcagacagaatTACACTGATCTGGCCACCATTGATAACATGGAGGAAATGAACAGACTGATCAACACAGTTAATGGGAGTTACAATGGTTCAGCCTGGATTGGACTGTATGGTGATGTGAACAGCTGGAGATGGTCACTGGAAGACAATGATTTCTATCAGGAAGGAAAGAGAGATTTTAGGAACTTCTATCATCAACCAGACAACTATGATGGGAAAGAACTGTGTGTTTCCATATATTATGGTTTGACTGAAAACTggtttgattcatcatgtgacaaTCACTATACATTTGTTTGCTATGATGGTAGGACATTTAATTTCAATTCTAAAACTTATCTTTATCAGTCCCTCAAGGCTTCAGCATGCTTCCTCAGAATGTGGGAGAGACAATGTAAGGCACTTTCAACCAACAAATAA